From Candidatus Dependentiae bacterium:
AAGTCTACACAACATAAACTCACGCATAAAACCTCTTGGCCTACCACAAGATTTACATCTATTTCTTTGTCTTGTAGAAAACTTAGGAGTTTTGTTCGCTTTTTCTATTGACGATTTTTTTGCCATAATCCAATTACCTTTATCAAAACTTTAATTTTGTTTAAATGGCATATTAAAACTTTTCAACAATGCAATTGCATGGTCATCTTTCCTTGCAGATGTATGAATTGTAACATTCAAACCTCTTGACTTATCTACAGAATCATAATCAACTTCAGGAAAAACCATCCAATCCTTTATGCCCAAATTATAATTTCCATCACCATCAAGTTTAGGCTTTAAACCGTGAAAATCCTTGATTCGTGGAACTGCAATATTAACTAGCCTATCCAAAAAATCATACATTTTATGGCCTCTAAGTGTAACCATAACACCTATAGCCATTCCTTCACGCAATTTAAACCCTGCAATGGATTTTTTTGCATATGTTTTCACCGCAGCTTGTCCCGATATTCTTGTAACAACTTCTTTTACAAGATTTAAAACCTTACTGTCAGCAATTGCATCCTTCACACCCATATTCAAAACAATTTTTGTAACTTTAGGAACCTGCATAATATTTCCTAAGTCCAAATCTTTTTTTAATTTTTTACGAATTTCTTTTTTGTATAAAACTTCTAAACGTGATTCCATAAACAAAAAATCCTACCTAAAAGGCCTCTTGACAGCGATGACAAACTCTTACTTTTTTATTATCTTCCAATAATTTTGTTCTTACTCTGCAGGCCTTATTACAAGACTTACAGATAGGCATAATTTTAGATAACGAAATATAAGTCTCTTCTTTTACAATTCGACTGGTTTCTCCGGATTTTTTAGCTTTAGCATGTCTTGTTACAATCGCAACACCTTTTACCAAAGCTTCATCATCTTTTGGTGAAACCTTAATTACCGTTCCCTGTTTGCCTTTATCTTTTCCTGCAATAACGATTACATTATCATTTTTTTTAATTCGACTTAACATATCTATCCTACAAAACTTCCGGCGCCAAAGATATAATTTTCAAGTATCCCTCAGCTCTCAATTCTCTTGCAATTGGACCAAATATACGAGTTCCAACCGGCTGTTTTTCTTTATCTAGTATTACAGCAGCATTGTCGCTGAAACGAATATAACTTCCGTCCATACGTCTTGTTTCTTTTCTTGTTCTTACAATCACAGCTGTAACTACATCACTTTTTTTTACAGTGCCGCCAGGAATAGCTTTTTTTACCGCAACTTTAACTATATCACCAATATATGCATAGCGTTTACGAGTGCTTCCTACTATATGAATTACCATAGCCTTTTTTGCGCCTGAATTATCAGCAACATTTAACATCGTTTGCTTTTGTATCATGAGAAACCTTTCTTAACCAGCTTTTCTTAAAACGCCATTTAATCTCATATGCTTGGTTTTAGAAATTGGTCTACATTCGACAATTTCAACCCAGTCACCAACTTTTGCAACACCATCTTCATCATGAGCTTTATACTTTTTTACTGAATTTATAGTTTTTCCAAGCAATGAATGCTTAAACATTCTTGAAACCTTAACAACAACGGTCTTTTGCATTCCGCATGAGAGTACTTCGCCCTCAAGAACCATTCCTGTCGGTGATTTCGCTTTATTATCTTTTTCGCTTTTTGTCATTTTTATACCTTAAATTGCAACCTTTTAACAATCCCAAGCAGAAACATCAAGTATTACTTTAACATATTTTAAAAAAAATATTAGCATTTATGCTTGTTTTTGTTTTAAAAAAGTTAAGCATCTTGCTGTATCTTTACGAATCTTTCCAAACTGTGAAAGATCTTTAACTTCTCCATTTTCAAGTCCGAATTTCAAATCAAACAATTCTTTTTTCAATTGCATCAACTCTTTATTTAATTCAGACTCACTTAACTTTTTCAAATCTTCTTTATTCATAATCTGTCTCTAAGATTAACTACACTTTTGTGTTATTAACAGTACCTGTAACATTTTGTTTACAAACTAACTTTGTTTTCATTGGAATTTTATAAGCAGCAGCCTTAAATATTGCTTTTGCATCAGTTGATGAAACATCTTTTACTTCCATAAGCATCTTACCGCGTTTAACAACTGCAACCCAAAACTCCGGATTACCTTTACCTTTACCCATTCGAGTTTCTGCAGGTTTTTTCGTAATAGGTTTATCAGGAAATACTCTTAAAAAAAGTGTTCCACCTTTTTTTAAATGTCGATTAACAGCTACTCTAGCCGATTCTATTTGTCTTGCTGTTAACCATCCTGGATCAACTGCCGCCAATCCAAAATCACCAAAAGCTAAATCACTAGCCTTAGATTTTCCCTTTAAGCGTCCTCTTTGAATTTTTCTGTATTTAGTCTTTTTCGGCATTAACATTTTATTAATCTTTCTATCTTAATCTTAAATCTTTAAATTAAAATTTTTCTGGCAAAAATCAATAAGAACCCTTACAAACCCAAACCTTAATACCAATTATTCCGTAAGTAGTTTTTGCCTCTGCCAAAGAATAATCAATATTGGAGCGCAGTGTATGTAATGGAACTGAACCTAATCTTAACCATTCAGTTCTTGCAATTTCAGCACCGCCAAGGCGTCCGGCACAACAAACCTTAATTCCTTTGGCTCCACTTTTCATAGCAGCAAACCCTGCCTTTTTCATAGCGCGCTTAAAACTGACACGTTTTAGTAACTGATCAGCTATAGATTTAGCCAATATAGCAGCACTCAAATCAGGATTTTTTACTTCCTGAACAGAAAATTCAACATTTTTCTTAAATTTATTATAAAAATCGCTTTTTAGCTTTTCTATTCCCATTCCTTTTTTACCAATAATAAATCCAGGTCTTGAGGAATGCAAAATAATACGAATATTATCCCCAGCTTTTTCTATAACAATTTTGTCTATATCTTCAAAATTTAAAACACTTTTTAAGTATTTTCTTATTGCTAAGTCTTCCAACAACTCTTTACCGTAAGATTTTTTAGAAAACCAGCGAGCTCTCCAATCCTCAAAAACCCCTAATCTAAATCCTACTGGATGAACCTTCTGTCCCACAAAACACCTCTAAAATCTTATTTATAAACTATTTTTTTACTTCTTTTTTTTCTAAAATTATCTGTAAATGGCTAAGTCTTCTACGTTGAATTGAAGCTCTTCCCATTGCGCCAGGTTTAAAATATTTAACCGTTGGTCCCTGATCAACTTTTATTTCTTTTATAAAAAACTGATCCATAGGAACATCCAATGCCAAAATATTTTTTCCGTTTGCATATGCAGACAAAAGAGTTTTTCTTACAGGCATAACCTTCCTTAAAGAATTTGTCTGCAACCATGCAAGAGCTTTATCCACAGAGTAGCCTCTTATGACGTCTACAACAGGACGCAACTTGTATGGAGAAACTCTTATGTATTTAGTATTGGCTTTTACAAGCATCTTTTAACCTTTGGTTTTATTAAACAAATTAACAATCTCTTAAACAATTACTTTGCAGCTGCTTCTTCAGTTCCAGTTTTTCGCTGTCCACTATGCACTCTAAATGTTCGAGTTGGAGCAAATTCACCTAAATAATGCCCAACCATATTTTCAGTTATAAAAACCGAAATAAATTTACGCCCATCATGCACAGCCATAGTCAATCCAACAAAATCTGGAGTGACCATACTATTTCTTTTCCATGTTTTAATCGTCTGCCTAGAATCAGACTCTTTTGCTGCGGCAATTTTTTTTAACAATGAAGGATCTACAAAAGGACCCTTTTTAGTCGATCTGGCCATCTAAGTCCTCAATTATTCGCTATAAAATTTTCTATATTTATTTGTCAACATACTAGTTTACACTACTTACGTCTTTTTAAAATAGCGGCATTTTTTCTTGTTCTCGTTCTAGTTCCCTTACAACCCTTACCCCAAGGAGTTACCGGATGAGATCCTGATTTAGATCTTCCTTCACCACCACCGTGTGGATGATCTATTGGATTCATAGCCATACCTCTAACGGTTGGTCTAATACCTCTATGACGAGTTCTTCCTGCCTTACCTAAAGTAATATTTCTATATTCCGCATTTGATAACATTCCAACAGAAGCCCAGCAATCAAGGCACACTGTACGAGTTTCACCTGAAGGCATTTTTAAAATAGCCAAATCACCTTCTTTACCCAAAAGTTGAACTGCACTACCAGCACTTCTTGCAAATTTTGCACCTTGGCCTGGAAATAATTCAACATTATGAACAAAGAAACCAACAGGTATACTTTTTAATGGCAAACTATTTCCGACTTTAGCTTCAGCTTTAAGTCCAGACAAAATAACATCGCCAATATTCAAGCTATCCGGTCTCAAAATATAACCTTTTGCTCCATTTGAATAAACTATCAAGGCCAAATGAACATTTCTATTTGGATCATATTCAAAAGCCACAACTTTTCCAGGAACTTCTTTGAATAATCTATTAAAATCAACAATTCTATACTTTCTTTTAGCACCACCGCCAATATGTCTTACCGTAATTCGACCGTATGCATTACGACCACCGGATTTAGACAAAGAAACAGTAAGTCCTTTTTCAGGTCTTTTTTTAGAAAGATCCTTATGAGACAAAAACTGTTGTCCTCTTAATGAAGACGTAACAGGTCTTCTAGTTATAATAGCCATTTTATTTTCCCTCTAGAGGCATACTTTTTTCTTTTGCAGATTTTGAAGACATTCCCATTGTTTCAACATTTCCTGGTAGATCTATTTTGTAACCTTTTTTAAGAGTTACAATAGCTTTTTTTCTATCCGAAGAAACAAACGGACGTCTGCCAAAAGATTTTGTTTTTCCCGGTACACTTATTACTCTAACGTTATCAACTTTAACATCCCAAATTTTTTCAACAGCTGTTCTTATCATTATTTTATTAGAGTTTTTGTGCACCTCAAAAGTTATTTTACCTTCTTTTTTAAACAAGTCAGTACTCTTAGGAGTCACTATTCTTTTTTTTATTATATCGTAATTACTTAATTCCATGACAAAACCATATTTTTAAATAAATCCAAATCTTTTTTCAATACAATCCAACAATCGCAATTTGTTATGTCATAAACATTTGGCTGGCTGTAACTAATGACATTTAAATTAGGAATGTTTCTAAAAGAAACAAAATTAAAGTCATCTTCAAATGACAAAAATAAAACTGCTTTTTTATTATTTAGTTCAAGATTTTTCAAAGAATTAAACACATTTTTAGTGCTAGGTCTACTTTCTTTTGAAATATTATAATCTAAACAAAATAATTTATTTTCATTTAAGAAAGTGTTTAGTATATTATTAAAAACAAGTTTTGTCTGTTTTTTATTTACAGAAGTTGTTCTTGTTCTAGGTTGCGGTCCAAATGCCGTTCCACCTTTTCTCCATAAAGGAGATCTCAACGATCCAGCTCTAGCCCTACCGGTTCCCTTTTGTTTCCATGGCTTTTTATTTGAAAAAGACACTTCACCTCGAGATTTCGAAGATACTGTCCCTTGTCGCCAATTCAACAACAGAGATTTTACCACATAAGAAAAAGTTCTTGGACTTTCATCCTTTTTTGATATGGCAAGATCAAGATTAATTTTTTCTTGTTCTTTACCTGCTGCATCATAAACAATTATTTGTTTCATATGTCTTACCCTTGCTTGCTAATACAAATAAGTGATTCTTTTTTGCCGGGAATAGCACCCTTAACAAATAAAACATCACCATTTTTATCAACTTTAACTATTTTTAAATTTTTTGTGGTAAATGTTCTAAGACCAGCATGACCAGGTAGTTTTTTACCTTTAAGAACTTCTCCCTGTGAACGCATATTACCAACAGAACCAGGAATTCTATGAAATGTAGATCCGTGAGTATCAGGACCACCTGAAAACCCCCAACGTTTTACTACACCTTGATAACCCAATCCCTTACTCTTACCGGTTACTTTAACATTATCATTTTCAGACAAAGCGGTTTTATCCAAACCAACTTTTTGTCCCAATTTGAAATTATTTAAATCTGCGGCATCTACTCGAACTTCTCTATAAATGGAAAAATAATTATTTTTATTTTTCAACCAATCCGTTTCCATTAAAGACGAATCGAACCGTTTTCTTAACAACCCAAGCTGCACAGCACTATAACCATCATTATCAGATGTCTTAATTTGCGTAACAAACCAATTTGCAGCATTAATCACAGTGACAGGTATAACCACACCATCTTCTGTAAAAATTTGAGTCATTCCTATTTTTTTGCCAA
This genomic window contains:
- a CDS encoding type Z 30S ribosomal protein S14 encodes the protein MAKKSSIEKANKTPKFSTRQRNRCKSCGRPRGFMREFMLCRLCFRKYALEGLLPGVKKTSW
- the rplE gene encoding 50S ribosomal protein L5, with the protein product MESRLEVLYKKEIRKKLKKDLDLGNIMQVPKVTKIVLNMGVKDAIADSKVLNLVKEVVTRISGQAAVKTYAKKSIAGFKLREGMAIGVMVTLRGHKMYDFLDRLVNIAVPRIKDFHGLKPKLDGDGNYNLGIKDWMVFPEVDYDSVDKSRGLNVTIHTSARKDDHAIALLKSFNMPFKQN
- the rplX gene encoding 50S ribosomal protein L24 encodes the protein MLSRIKKNDNVIVIAGKDKGKQGTVIKVSPKDDEALVKGVAIVTRHAKAKKSGETSRIVKEETYISLSKIMPICKSCNKACRVRTKLLEDNKKVRVCHRCQEAF
- the rplN gene encoding 50S ribosomal protein L14 translates to MIQKQTMLNVADNSGAKKAMVIHIVGSTRKRYAYIGDIVKVAVKKAIPGGTVKKSDVVTAVIVRTRKETRRMDGSYIRFSDNAAVILDKEKQPVGTRIFGPIARELRAEGYLKIISLAPEVL
- the rpsQ gene encoding 30S ribosomal protein S17; this encodes MVLEGEVLSCGMQKTVVVKVSRMFKHSLLGKTINSVKKYKAHDEDGVAKVGDWVEIVECRPISKTKHMRLNGVLRKAG
- the rpmC gene encoding 50S ribosomal protein L29 gives rise to the protein MNKEDLKKLSESELNKELMQLKKELFDLKFGLENGEVKDLSQFGKIRKDTARCLTFLKQKQA
- the rplP gene encoding 50S ribosomal protein L16, encoding MLMPKKTKYRKIQRGRLKGKSKASDLAFGDFGLAAVDPGWLTARQIESARVAVNRHLKKGGTLFLRVFPDKPITKKPAETRMGKGKGNPEFWVAVVKRGKMLMEVKDVSSTDAKAIFKAAAYKIPMKTKLVCKQNVTGTVNNTKV
- the rpsC gene encoding 30S ribosomal protein S3 is translated as MGQKVHPVGFRLGVFEDWRARWFSKKSYGKELLEDLAIRKYLKSVLNFEDIDKIVIEKAGDNIRIILHSSRPGFIIGKKGMGIEKLKSDFYNKFKKNVEFSVQEVKNPDLSAAILAKSIADQLLKRVSFKRAMKKAGFAAMKSGAKGIKVCCAGRLGGAEIARTEWLRLGSVPLHTLRSNIDYSLAEAKTTYGIIGIKVWVCKGSY
- the rplV gene encoding 50S ribosomal protein L22 translates to MLVKANTKYIRVSPYKLRPVVDVIRGYSVDKALAWLQTNSLRKVMPVRKTLLSAYANGKNILALDVPMDQFFIKEIKVDQGPTVKYFKPGAMGRASIQRRRLSHLQIILEKKEVKK
- the rpsS gene encoding 30S ribosomal protein S19, with amino-acid sequence MARSTKKGPFVDPSLLKKIAAAKESDSRQTIKTWKRNSMVTPDFVGLTMAVHDGRKFISVFITENMVGHYLGEFAPTRTFRVHSGQRKTGTEEAAAK
- the rplB gene encoding 50S ribosomal protein L2 gives rise to the protein MAIITRRPVTSSLRGQQFLSHKDLSKKRPEKGLTVSLSKSGGRNAYGRITVRHIGGGAKRKYRIVDFNRLFKEVPGKVVAFEYDPNRNVHLALIVYSNGAKGYILRPDSLNIGDVILSGLKAEAKVGNSLPLKSIPVGFFVHNVELFPGQGAKFARSAGSAVQLLGKEGDLAILKMPSGETRTVCLDCWASVGMLSNAEYRNITLGKAGRTRHRGIRPTVRGMAMNPIDHPHGGGEGRSKSGSHPVTPWGKGCKGTRTRTRKNAAILKRRK
- the rplW gene encoding 50S ribosomal protein L23; the encoded protein is MELSNYDIIKKRIVTPKSTDLFKKEGKITFEVHKNSNKIMIRTAVEKIWDVKVDNVRVISVPGKTKSFGRRPFVSSDRKKAIVTLKKGYKIDLPGNVETMGMSSKSAKEKSMPLEGK
- the rplD gene encoding 50S ribosomal protein L4, with translation MKQIIVYDAAGKEQEKINLDLAISKKDESPRTFSYVVKSLLLNWRQGTVSSKSRGEVSFSNKKPWKQKGTGRARAGSLRSPLWRKGGTAFGPQPRTRTTSVNKKQTKLVFNNILNTFLNENKLFCLDYNISKESRPSTKNVFNSLKNLELNNKKAVLFLSFEDDFNFVSFRNIPNLNVISYSQPNVYDITNCDCWIVLKKDLDLFKNMVLSWN
- the rplC gene encoding 50S ribosomal protein L3 translates to MLSSFFGKKIGMTQIFTEDGVVIPVTVINAANWFVTQIKTSDNDGYSAVQLGLLRKRFDSSLMETDWLKNKNNYFSIYREVRVDAADLNNFKLGQKVGLDKTALSENDNVKVTGKSKGLGYQGVVKRWGFSGGPDTHGSTFHRIPGSVGNMRSQGEVLKGKKLPGHAGLRTFTTKNLKIVKVDKNGDVLFVKGAIPGKKESLICISKQG